A genomic segment from Streptomyces sp. NBC_01233 encodes:
- a CDS encoding AMP-dependent synthetase/ligase, producing MSDTQAYLENRPPTVAVLFLERVAATPNAEAYRYPVPAAGGQGADDWKSLSWGQAAERVFAIAAGLIALGLQTEERVALASNTRVEWILSDLGVMCAGGAVTTVYPSTNADESAFILADSESRVLIAEDAKQLAKARERRADLPKLAHVVVLDAADAVAADGDPEGWVLSLAELEARGKEYLVKHPEAVKERVSAITSDQLATLIYTSGTTGRPKGVRLLHDNWSYLAKAMVATGLIGREDVQYLWLPLAHVFGKVLTSGQIEAGHVTAVDGRIDKIIENLPIVQPTYMAAVPRIFEKVYNGVAAKARAAGGAKYKIFKWSAGVAREYAKVTQDNFRRTGQASAPFGLTTKHKIADALVYSKLREAFGGNLRAAVSGASALAPEIGYFFSGAGIHILEGYGLTESSAASFVNPGEAYRTGTVGKPLPGTEVRIADDGEVLLRGPGIMQGYHRQPDKTAEVLESDGWLHTGDIGELSADGYLRITDRKKDLIKTSGGKYVAPAEIEGQFKAICPYVSTIVVHGADRNFCSALIALDEPSILTWAADNGLEGKAYGQVLAAPETERLIETYVQTLNEGLQRWQTIKKFRLLPRDLDVEHGDLTPSLKLKRPVVEREFKHLIEEMYEGSREA from the coding sequence GTGAGCGACACACAGGCCTATCTCGAGAACCGCCCGCCCACGGTGGCGGTGCTCTTCCTTGAGCGCGTCGCAGCGACGCCGAACGCGGAAGCCTACCGGTACCCGGTGCCCGCGGCCGGCGGCCAGGGCGCCGACGACTGGAAGTCGCTCAGCTGGGGCCAGGCGGCCGAGCGGGTCTTCGCCATCGCCGCCGGGCTGATCGCCCTCGGCCTGCAGACGGAGGAGCGCGTCGCGCTCGCCTCCAACACCCGGGTCGAGTGGATCCTGTCCGACCTCGGCGTGATGTGCGCGGGCGGCGCGGTCACCACCGTCTACCCCAGCACCAACGCGGACGAGTCGGCCTTCATCCTCGCGGACTCCGAGAGCCGGGTGCTCATCGCCGAGGACGCCAAACAGCTGGCGAAGGCGCGCGAGCGCCGCGCCGACCTGCCGAAGCTGGCGCACGTCGTGGTCCTGGACGCCGCGGACGCGGTCGCCGCCGACGGTGACCCCGAGGGCTGGGTGCTCTCGCTCGCCGAGCTGGAGGCGCGGGGCAAGGAGTACCTCGTCAAGCACCCCGAGGCGGTCAAGGAGCGGGTCTCGGCCATCACCTCCGACCAGCTCGCCACCCTCATCTACACCTCCGGCACCACCGGCCGCCCCAAGGGCGTGCGGCTGCTGCACGACAACTGGTCGTACCTGGCCAAGGCCATGGTCGCCACCGGCCTGATCGGCCGGGAGGACGTCCAGTACCTGTGGCTGCCGCTGGCGCACGTCTTCGGCAAGGTGCTGACCTCCGGGCAGATCGAGGCCGGGCACGTGACCGCCGTCGACGGCCGGATCGACAAGATCATCGAGAACCTGCCGATCGTGCAGCCCACGTACATGGCCGCCGTTCCGCGCATCTTCGAGAAGGTCTACAACGGCGTGGCGGCCAAGGCGCGCGCCGCCGGCGGCGCCAAGTACAAGATCTTCAAGTGGTCGGCCGGCGTCGCCCGCGAGTACGCGAAGGTCACCCAGGACAACTTCCGCCGCACCGGTCAGGCGAGCGCCCCCTTCGGCCTCACCACCAAGCACAAGATCGCCGACGCCCTCGTCTACTCCAAGCTCCGCGAGGCCTTCGGCGGCAATCTGCGCGCCGCCGTCTCCGGCGCCTCCGCGCTGGCGCCCGAGATCGGCTACTTCTTCTCCGGCGCGGGCATCCACATCCTGGAGGGCTACGGCCTGACGGAGTCCAGTGCGGCCTCCTTCGTCAACCCGGGCGAGGCCTACCGCACCGGCACCGTCGGCAAGCCGCTCCCCGGCACCGAGGTCCGCATCGCCGACGACGGCGAGGTCCTGCTGCGCGGCCCCGGCATCATGCAGGGCTACCACCGGCAGCCGGACAAGACCGCCGAGGTCCTGGAGTCCGACGGCTGGCTGCACACGGGCGACATCGGCGAGCTGTCGGCGGACGGCTACCTGCGCATCACCGACCGCAAGAAGGACCTGATCAAGACCTCGGGCGGCAAGTACGTCGCCCCGGCGGAGATCGAGGGCCAGTTCAAGGCGATCTGCCCGTACGTGTCGACCATCGTCGTGCACGGCGCCGACCGGAACTTCTGCTCGGCCCTGATCGCCCTCGACGAGCCGTCGATCCTCACCTGGGCGGCCGACAACGGGCTGGAGGGCAAGGCGTACGGACAGGTCCTGGCCGCACCGGAGACGGAGCGCCTGATCGAGACGTACGTACAGACCCTGAACGAGGGCCTCCAGCGCTGGCAGACGATCAAGAAGTTCCGGCTGCTGCCGCGTGACCTCGACGTCGAGCACGGAGACCTGACGCCCAGCCTGAAGCTGAAGCGGCCGGTGGTCGAGCGTGAGTTCAAGCACCTGATCGAGGAGATGTACGAGGGGTCGCGCGAGGCCTGA
- the lepA gene encoding translation elongation factor 4, with amino-acid sequence MPAIPSHVPEPSRTDSALIRNFCIIAHIDHGKSTLADRMLQITGVVDQRQMRAQYLDRMDIERERGITIKSQAVRLPWAPTTGEGQGNTHILNMIDTPGHVDFTYEVSRSLAACEGTVLLVDAAQGIEAQTLANLYLAMENDLAIVPVLNKIDLPAAQPEKFAEELANLIGCQPEDVLRVSAKTGLGVEALLDKVVATVPAPVGVKDAPARAMIFDSVYDSYRGVVTYVRVVDGQLNKRERIRMMSTGATHELLEIGVSSPEMTPSDGIGVGEVGYIITGVKDVRQSKVGDTITSLHNGATEALGGYKDPRPMVFSGLYPLDGSDYPDLREALDKLQLNDAALVYEPETSAALGFGFRVGFLGLLHLDVVRERLEREFGLDLIATAPNVVYRVVMEDGKEVTVTNPSEFPEGKISDVFEPVVRATVLAPTEFIGAIMELCQQRRGTLLGMDYLSEDRVEIRYTLPLAEIVFDFFDQLKSKTRGYASLDYEPTGEQSGSLVKVDILLHGDKVDAFSAVTHKDAAYAYGVRLVAKLRELIPRQAFEVPIQAAIGSRVIARETIRAIRKDVLAKCYGGDISRKRKLLEKQKEGKKRMKMVGSVEVPQEAFIAVLSSDESGGKKK; translated from the coding sequence GTGCCCGCGATCCCCAGCCACGTGCCCGAGCCGAGCCGTACCGACTCGGCGTTGATCCGCAATTTCTGCATCATCGCGCACATCGACCACGGCAAGTCGACGCTTGCCGACCGGATGCTCCAGATCACCGGTGTGGTCGACCAGCGGCAGATGCGCGCCCAGTACCTCGACCGCATGGACATCGAGCGTGAGCGCGGCATCACGATCAAGTCCCAGGCGGTCCGGCTGCCCTGGGCGCCCACCACGGGCGAGGGTCAGGGCAACACCCACATCCTCAACATGATCGACACCCCCGGGCACGTCGACTTCACCTACGAGGTCTCGCGCTCCCTCGCCGCGTGCGAGGGCACGGTCCTCCTGGTGGACGCCGCCCAGGGCATCGAGGCTCAGACCCTCGCCAACCTGTACCTGGCGATGGAGAACGACCTCGCGATCGTTCCCGTACTGAACAAGATCGACCTGCCGGCCGCCCAGCCGGAGAAGTTCGCCGAGGAGCTCGCGAACCTGATCGGCTGCCAGCCCGAGGACGTCCTGCGCGTCTCGGCGAAGACCGGTCTCGGTGTCGAGGCACTGCTCGACAAGGTCGTCGCCACCGTCCCGGCCCCGGTCGGCGTCAAGGACGCCCCGGCCCGCGCGATGATCTTCGACTCGGTCTACGACTCGTACCGCGGTGTCGTGACCTACGTGCGTGTGGTCGACGGGCAGCTGAACAAGCGCGAGCGCATCCGGATGATGTCCACCGGCGCCACCCACGAGCTGCTGGAGATCGGCGTCTCCTCGCCGGAGATGACCCCGTCCGACGGCATCGGCGTCGGCGAGGTGGGCTACATCATCACCGGCGTGAAGGACGTCCGTCAGTCCAAGGTCGGTGACACCATCACCAGCCTGCACAACGGCGCCACCGAGGCGCTCGGCGGCTACAAGGACCCGCGGCCGATGGTCTTCTCGGGTCTGTACCCGCTCGACGGCTCGGACTACCCGGACCTGCGCGAGGCCCTCGACAAGCTGCAGCTGAACGACGCCGCGCTCGTCTACGAGCCGGAGACCTCGGCGGCGCTCGGCTTCGGCTTCCGCGTCGGCTTCCTCGGCCTGCTCCACCTGGACGTGGTCCGTGAGCGCCTGGAGCGCGAGTTCGGCCTCGACCTGATCGCCACCGCGCCCAACGTGGTCTACCGGGTGGTCATGGAGGACGGCAAGGAAGTCACCGTCACCAACCCGAGCGAGTTCCCCGAGGGCAAGATCTCGGACGTGTTCGAGCCGGTCGTACGGGCCACCGTGCTCGCCCCGACCGAGTTCATCGGCGCGATCATGGAGCTGTGCCAGCAGCGCCGCGGCACCCTCCTCGGCATGGACTACCTCTCCGAGGACCGGGTCGAGATCCGCTACACCCTCCCGCTCGCGGAGATCGTCTTCGACTTCTTCGACCAGCTGAAGTCCAAGACGCGCGGCTACGCCTCGCTCGACTACGAACCCACGGGCGAGCAGTCCGGCAGCCTGGTCAAGGTCGACATCCTGCTGCACGGCGACAAGGTCGACGCCTTCTCCGCCGTCACGCACAAGGACGCCGCCTACGCCTACGGTGTGCGCCTGGTCGCCAAGCTGCGCGAGCTCATCCCGCGGCAGGCCTTCGAGGTGCCGATCCAGGCCGCGATCGGCTCCCGCGTCATCGCCCGCGAGACCATCCGCGCCATCCGCAAGGACGTCCTCGCCAAGTGCTACGGCGGTGACATCTCCCGTAAGCGGAAGCTGCTGGAGAAGCAGAAGGAAGGCAAGAAGCGGATGAAGATGGTCGGCTCCGTGGAGGTCCCGCAGGAGGCCTTCATCGCCGTCCTGTCCAGCGACGAGTCCGGCGGCAAGAAGAAGTAG
- a CDS encoding DUF3097 domain-containing protein — MREYSPDLTPQWKRPRAVPEVAAEPDLVVEVAGTDFCGAVVACEAGTVTLEDRFGKRRVFPMEPRGFLLEGAVVTLTRPSRGPAAPRLTASGSIAVPGARARVARAGRIYVEGRHDAELVERVWGDDLRIEGVVVEYLEGIDDLPAVVAEFAPAPDARLGILVDHLVPGSKESRIAASVTSPDVLIVGHPYVDVWQAVKPSALGIPAWPVVPPGQDWKTGLCRALGWPENTGAAWQHILSRVTSYKDLEPTLLGRVEELIDFVTVGGAA; from the coding sequence ATGCGCGAGTACTCCCCCGACCTGACCCCGCAGTGGAAGCGCCCCCGGGCAGTGCCGGAGGTGGCGGCCGAGCCCGATCTGGTGGTCGAGGTGGCGGGTACGGACTTCTGCGGCGCGGTGGTGGCCTGCGAGGCGGGCACGGTGACGCTGGAGGACCGCTTCGGCAAGCGGCGGGTGTTCCCGATGGAGCCTCGGGGGTTCCTGCTGGAGGGCGCGGTGGTCACCCTCACGCGCCCCTCGCGCGGCCCCGCCGCGCCCCGTCTCACCGCCTCGGGCTCGATCGCCGTCCCGGGGGCGAGGGCGCGCGTGGCACGGGCCGGGCGGATCTACGTGGAGGGCCGGCACGACGCGGAGCTGGTGGAGCGGGTCTGGGGCGACGACCTGCGGATCGAGGGCGTGGTCGTGGAGTACCTGGAGGGCATCGACGACCTCCCCGCCGTCGTCGCGGAGTTCGCCCCGGCGCCGGACGCCCGGCTGGGGATCCTGGTGGACCACCTCGTCCCGGGCTCGAAGGAGTCCCGCATCGCGGCCTCGGTGACCTCGCCGGACGTCCTGATCGTGGGCCACCCGTACGTGGACGTCTGGCAGGCCGTGAAGCCCTCCGCGCTGGGCATCCCCGCGTGGCCGGTGGTCCCGCCCGGCCAGGACTGGAAGACGGGCCTCTGCCGGGCCCTGGGCTGGCCGGAGAACACGGGCGCCGCCTGGCAGCACATCCTGTCCCGGGTGACGTCCTACAAGGACCTGGAGCCGACGCTCCTGGGCCGCGTCGAGGAACTGATCGACTTCGTCACGGTCGGCGGTGCCGCTTGA
- the hrcA gene encoding heat-inducible transcriptional repressor HrcA, which yields MLSERRLEVLRAIVQDYVGTEEPVGSKALTERHRLGVSPATVRNDMAVLEDEGYIAQPHTSAGRIPTDKGYRLFVDKLAGVKPLSTPERRAIQNFLDGAVDLDDVVGRTVRLLAQLTRQVAVVQYPSLTRSTVRHVELLSLAPARLMLVLITDTGRVEQRLIDCASPFSEASLADLRARLNSRVVGRRFTDVPPLVQDLPESFEAEDRGTVSTVLSTLLETLVEEAEERLMIGGTANLTRFGHDFPLTIRPVLEALEEQVVLLKLLGEANESGMAVRIGHENAYEGLNSTSVVSVGYGSGGEAVAKLGVVGPTRMDYPGTMGAVRAVARYVGQILAES from the coding sequence ATGCTCAGCGAACGCAGACTCGAAGTGCTGCGCGCCATCGTCCAGGACTACGTCGGGACGGAGGAGCCGGTCGGCTCCAAGGCGCTCACCGAGCGGCACCGGCTCGGCGTCTCGCCCGCGACCGTGCGCAACGACATGGCCGTGCTGGAGGACGAGGGCTACATCGCCCAGCCCCACACCAGCGCCGGCCGGATCCCCACCGACAAGGGCTACCGCCTCTTCGTCGACAAGCTGGCGGGGGTCAAACCGCTGTCGACGCCCGAGCGCCGGGCCATCCAGAACTTCCTCGACGGCGCCGTGGACCTCGACGACGTCGTCGGCCGCACGGTGCGGCTGCTCGCGCAGCTGACCCGGCAGGTCGCGGTCGTCCAGTACCCGAGCCTGACCCGCTCGACCGTCCGGCACGTGGAGCTGCTCTCGCTCGCTCCCGCGCGCCTGATGCTCGTACTGATCACGGACACCGGACGGGTCGAGCAGCGGCTCATCGACTGCGCGAGCCCCTTCAGCGAGGCCTCGCTCGCCGACCTGCGGGCCCGGCTCAACAGCCGGGTCGTCGGACGGCGCTTCACCGATGTGCCCCCGCTCGTCCAGGACCTGCCCGAATCCTTCGAGGCCGAGGACCGGGGCACCGTCTCCACCGTGCTCTCCACCCTCCTCGAGACCCTGGTCGAGGAAGCCGAAGAGCGGCTGATGATCGGCGGTACCGCCAATCTCACCCGCTTCGGACACGATTTTCCCCTGACGATCAGGCCGGTGCTCGAGGCGCTGGAGGAGCAGGTCGTGCTCCTCAAGCTGCTCGGCGAGGCCAACGAGTCGGGAATGGCCGTACGGATCGGGCATGAGAATGCCTACGAGGGACTGAACTCCACGTCCGTCGTCTCCGTCGGTTACGGTTCGGGCGGCGAAGCAGTCGCCAAACTCGGCGTGGTCGGACCGACCCGCATGGACTACCCCGGAACGATGGGAGCGGTACGCGCAGTGGCACGTTACGTCGGACAGATCCTGGCGGAGTCGTAA
- a CDS encoding N-acyl homoserine lactonase family protein: protein MAGRLRVTTVNAGPFTMPRSDLLYGAGGMVTVPSTVAVIEHATHGLVLFDTGINHRVADPEAAEAHWGPGLRAAYGAEGFTRAHAVDAQLERLGYRPADVRYVVYSHLHLDHAGGMTYFPHAVHVVQHEELRHAWWPDRWTVRGYAFNDYAGSRDYEFLELRGDMDLFQDGTLTLLHTAGHTPGHQGVVLDLENYGRIGLMGDAAHLQEGLDRNVPMPSDWNIEEKLLGHGRLRALSRAGIPVFLSHDPGHFAALPHDGEFWD from the coding sequence GTGGCCGGCAGACTGCGGGTGACGACGGTGAACGCCGGGCCCTTCACCATGCCGAGGAGCGACCTCCTGTACGGGGCCGGCGGCATGGTCACCGTGCCCTCGACCGTGGCCGTCATAGAGCACGCCACCCACGGGCTGGTCCTCTTCGACACGGGGATCAACCACCGTGTGGCGGACCCCGAGGCCGCCGAGGCCCACTGGGGTCCGGGGCTGCGAGCGGCGTACGGGGCCGAGGGGTTCACCCGGGCGCACGCCGTCGACGCGCAGCTGGAGCGCCTCGGCTACCGGCCCGCCGACGTCAGGTACGTCGTCTACTCCCACCTGCACCTCGACCACGCCGGAGGGATGACCTACTTCCCGCACGCCGTGCACGTGGTCCAGCACGAGGAGCTGCGTCACGCCTGGTGGCCGGACCGCTGGACCGTCCGGGGCTACGCGTTCAACGACTACGCGGGCAGCCGAGACTACGAGTTCCTGGAGCTCCGGGGTGACATGGACCTCTTCCAGGACGGAACGCTCACCCTCCTGCACACCGCCGGTCACACGCCCGGTCACCAGGGTGTCGTCCTGGATCTGGAGAACTACGGACGGATCGGTCTCATGGGCGACGCCGCGCACCTGCAGGAGGGACTGGACCGGAACGTGCCCATGCCCAGCGACTGGAACATCGAGGAGAAGCTGCTCGGCCACGGGCGACTGCGCGCGCTGTCCCGGGCCGGCATCCCGGTGTTCCTCTCCCACGACCCCGGCCATTTCGCGGCCCTGCCGCACGACGGCGAGTTCTGGGATTAG
- a CDS encoding MBL fold metallo-hydrolase, translating into MDVRWEEEGWERLTGRAGRRRLPVWDCTVGLVVGDESVLLIDPGSCVREGAQVRAEAERLTGRRVTHIAFTHGHFDHVLGGAAFSGAEVFGAVGLDGVLSTGREELRGDAVRHGLAEAEAAEAVDLLVAPKHLVSGEWTLELGGLQVLLANVGPGHTGHDLAVFVPGGRETVFCGDLVEESGDPSAGPDAVPRQWPAALDRLLALGGDDALYVPGHGAVVTAGFVRAQRATLAARFGVSEA; encoded by the coding sequence ATGGACGTACGTTGGGAAGAGGAAGGCTGGGAACGGCTGACCGGACGGGCCGGCCGGCGACGGCTGCCGGTGTGGGACTGCACGGTGGGACTGGTGGTGGGGGACGAGTCGGTGCTCCTGATCGACCCCGGTTCGTGTGTCCGGGAGGGCGCTCAGGTGCGGGCCGAGGCGGAGCGGCTGACGGGCCGGCGCGTGACCCATATCGCATTCACGCACGGCCATTTCGATCACGTCCTGGGCGGTGCGGCCTTCTCCGGGGCCGAGGTGTTCGGGGCGGTCGGACTGGACGGGGTGCTGTCGACCGGCCGCGAGGAGCTGCGCGGGGACGCGGTGCGGCACGGCCTGGCGGAAGCGGAGGCGGCCGAGGCGGTGGACCTGCTGGTGGCGCCGAAGCACCTGGTGTCGGGCGAGTGGACGCTGGAACTGGGCGGGCTGCAGGTGCTGCTGGCCAATGTGGGGCCCGGCCACACCGGACACGACCTGGCCGTCTTCGTGCCGGGCGGGCGCGAGACGGTGTTCTGCGGGGACCTGGTCGAGGAGTCGGGCGACCCCTCGGCGGGTCCGGACGCGGTGCCCCGGCAGTGGCCCGCCGCCCTGGACCGGCTGCTGGCGCTCGGCGGGGACGACGCACTGTACGTGCCGGGTCACGGAGCGGTGGTCACGGCGGGCTTCGTCCGTGCGCAACGCGCCACACTGGCAGCCCGTTTCGGCGTGTCGGAGGCATGA
- the hemW gene encoding radical SAM family heme chaperone HemW → MPSALPDGEPMPEDGSLPSHALAGAGERPLGFYLHVPYCATRCGYCDFNTYTATELRGTGGVLASRENYADTLIDEVRLARKVLGDDPRAVRTVFVGGGTPTLLPAGDLVRMLAAIRDEFGLTEDAEITTEANPESVNPEYLAELRAGGFNRISFGMQSAKQHVLKVLDRTHTPGRPEACVAEARAAGFEHVNLDLIYGTPGESDEDWRASLSAALGAGPDHISAYALIVEEGTQLARRIRRGEVPMTDDDVHADRYLIADEVMAGAGYSWYEVSNWATSEAGRCLHNELYWRGADWWGAGPGAHSHVGGVRWWNVKHPGAYAAALAEGRSPGAGRELLSEEDRRVERILLELRLVDGVPLSLLAPAGLAASRKALADGLLDAGPYEAGRAVLTLRGRLLADAVVRDLVD, encoded by the coding sequence ATGCCTTCCGCACTGCCCGACGGTGAACCCATGCCCGAAGACGGCTCGCTGCCGTCGCATGCCCTGGCGGGCGCGGGGGAGCGGCCGCTCGGGTTCTACCTGCACGTCCCGTACTGCGCCACGCGCTGCGGGTACTGCGACTTCAACACCTACACGGCCACCGAGCTGCGGGGCACCGGAGGCGTGCTCGCCTCCCGGGAGAACTACGCCGACACCCTGATCGACGAGGTCCGCCTCGCGCGCAAGGTCCTCGGGGACGACCCCAGGGCCGTACGGACGGTGTTCGTGGGCGGCGGTACGCCCACGCTGCTGCCGGCCGGGGACCTCGTACGGATGCTCGCGGCGATCCGGGACGAATTCGGCCTGACCGAGGACGCGGAGATCACCACCGAGGCCAATCCGGAGTCCGTGAACCCGGAGTATCTGGCCGAGCTGCGCGCCGGGGGCTTCAACCGGATCTCCTTCGGCATGCAGAGCGCCAAGCAGCACGTCCTGAAGGTCCTGGACCGCACCCACACCCCGGGCCGCCCGGAGGCCTGCGTCGCGGAGGCGCGGGCCGCGGGCTTCGAGCACGTCAACCTCGACCTGATCTACGGGACGCCGGGGGAGTCGGACGAGGACTGGCGGGCGTCGCTGTCGGCGGCGCTCGGCGCGGGGCCGGACCACATCTCGGCGTACGCGCTCATCGTGGAGGAGGGCACGCAGCTGGCGCGCCGGATCCGCCGGGGCGAGGTCCCCATGACGGACGACGACGTGCACGCCGACCGCTATCTGATCGCGGACGAGGTCATGGCCGGGGCCGGGTACTCCTGGTACGAGGTCTCGAACTGGGCCACCTCGGAGGCCGGGCGCTGCCTGCACAACGAGCTGTACTGGCGCGGCGCCGACTGGTGGGGCGCGGGTCCGGGCGCGCACTCGCACGTGGGCGGGGTGCGCTGGTGGAACGTCAAGCACCCGGGCGCCTACGCGGCGGCCCTCGCGGAGGGCCGCTCCCCGGGCGCGGGACGCGAGCTCCTCTCCGAGGAGGACCGGCGGGTCGAGCGGATCCTGCTGGAGCTGCGCCTGGTGGACGGCGTCCCGCTGTCCCTGCTCGCCCCGGCCGGGCTCGCCGCCTCCCGCAAGGCCCTCGCGGACGGGCTGCTGGACGCTGGTCCGTACGAGGCCGGGCGGGCCGTCCTGACCCTGCGCGGCCGGCTCCTGGCGGACGCGGTGGTCCGCGACCTCGTGGACTGA
- the rpsT gene encoding 30S ribosomal protein S20, with amino-acid sequence MANIKSQIKRNKTNEKARLRNKAVKSSLKTAIRKAREAVVAGDVEKATVASRDAARALDKAVSKGVIHKNAAANKKSALAIKVASLQG; translated from the coding sequence GTGGCGAACATCAAGTCCCAGATCAAGCGGAACAAGACGAACGAGAAGGCGCGCCTGCGCAACAAGGCCGTCAAGTCCTCGCTCAAGACCGCGATCCGCAAGGCCCGCGAGGCCGTCGTCGCCGGTGACGTCGAGAAGGCCACCGTGGCTTCTCGCGACGCCGCGCGTGCGCTCGACAAGGCTGTCTCGAAGGGTGTCATCCACAAGAACGCCGCCGCCAACAAGAAGTCGGCGCTGGCGATCAAGGTTGCCTCCCTCCAGGGCTGA
- a CDS encoding Uma2 family endonuclease, which produces MTAVDDRLITDAAQVFEDFEVPEGYKAELLRGDIVMMAGPDRVHNRIVLSVLYQIPRDRWEPLQTQDIAIPGESSEPQPDLVVLELGSEPGPGRLIPAPAVTLLVEVVSKNSADADYGIKRSMYAAGRVPAYLIIDPFEAECLLLTEPTGTGEDADYKVERRVGFGDPVPLDVLDVKLETAEFGTLPKFKRHRRP; this is translated from the coding sequence ATGACCGCTGTGGATGACCGGCTGATCACGGATGCCGCGCAAGTCTTCGAGGACTTCGAGGTCCCCGAGGGCTATAAGGCCGAGCTCCTCAGGGGGGACATCGTGATGATGGCCGGGCCGGACCGGGTCCACAACAGGATCGTGCTGTCCGTGCTGTACCAGATCCCGCGTGACCGGTGGGAGCCACTCCAGACCCAGGACATCGCCATCCCGGGCGAGAGCAGCGAACCCCAGCCCGACCTCGTCGTGCTGGAGCTCGGCAGTGAGCCGGGGCCGGGACGGCTCATCCCGGCGCCGGCCGTCACCCTGCTGGTCGAAGTCGTGTCCAAGAACAGCGCCGACGCCGATTACGGCATCAAGCGTTCGATGTACGCGGCGGGCCGGGTCCCCGCCTACCTGATCATCGATCCGTTCGAGGCGGAGTGCCTGCTGCTCACCGAGCCGACCGGGACGGGTGAGGATGCCGACTACAAGGTCGAGCGAAGGGTGGGTTTCGGCGACCCCGTCCCCCTGGACGTCCTGGACGTCAAGCTGGAGACCGCCGAGTTCGGAACCCTCCCGAAGTTCAAGCGGCACCGCCGACCGTGA